A DNA window from Trichosurus vulpecula isolate mTriVul1 chromosome 2, mTriVul1.pri, whole genome shotgun sequence contains the following coding sequences:
- the FGR gene encoding tyrosine-protein kinase Fgr, producing the protein MGCVPCKEKPESDAKPEAFNEDVARGDKGYGDRYSPEPTGVTSPFPSHLPNLKNFSPKQPVSMPAFVNPIPPKPGVIAGAGVTLFIALYGYDARTEDDLTFTKGEKFHILNNTEGDWWEARSLSSGRTGYIPSNYVAPVNSIQAEEWYFGKIGRKDAERQLLSPSNPRGTFLIRESETTQGTYSLSIRDWDEKKGDHVKHYKIRKLDNGGYYITTRVQFDSVQKLVQHYTEFNDGLCYLLTKACAVMKPGTLGLGKDAWEISRDSITLDRKLGMGCFGDVWMGTWNGCIKVAVKTLKPGTMSAPAFLEEAQIMKRLRHDKLVQLYAVVSEEPIYIITEYMSHGSLLEFLKEGEGQNLKLPHLVDMAAQVAAGMAYMERMNYIHRDLRAANILVGDSLVCKIADFGLARLIVDDEYNPRQGAKFPIKWTAPEAALFGRFTIKSDVWSFGILLTELITKGRVPYPGMNNREVLEQVERGYRMQNPPGCPSSLYEIMQQSWRQAPEERPTFEYLQSFLEDYFTSTEPQYQPGDES; encoded by the exons ATGGGCTGTGTGCCCTGTAAGGAGAAGCCAGAATCAGACGCCAAGCCTGAGGCCTTCAACGAGGATGTTGCTAGAGGAGATAAAGGCTATGGGGACCGCTACAGTCCTGAGCCCACCGGGGTCACCTCgcctttcccctcccaccttcccaacCTCAAAAATTTCTCCCCAAAACAACCAGTCAGCATGCCAGCCTTTGTGAATCCCATTCCCCCAAAGCCTGGAGTCATTGCAG GTGCTGGAGTAACTCTTTTCATCGCTCTTTATGGCTATGATGCCAGGACCGAGGATGACCTCACCttcacaaaaggagaaaaattccACATCCTCAACAACAC TGAGGGCGACTGGTGGGAGGCCAGATCCCTGAGCTCTGGACGCACTGGATACATCCCCAGCAACTATGTGGCTCCGGTGAACTCCATCCAGGCTGAAGA gtGGTACTTTGGGAAGATAGGTCGGAAAGATGCTGAAAGGCAGCTGCTGAGCCCCAGCAACCCTCGAGGAACCTTCCTTATCCGGGAAAGCGAAACCACCCAAG GGACCTATTCTCTGTCTATCCGGGACTGGGATGAGAAAAAGGGGGACCATGTAAAACATTACAAGATCCGTAAGCTAGACAATGGCGGGTATTACATCACCACCCGGGTCCAGTTTGACTCTGTCCAGAAGTTGGTGCAGCACTACACTG AATTCAACGACGGGCTATGCTACCTACTCACAAAGGCTTGTGCCGTCATGAAACCAGGAACCCTAGGCTTGGGTAAAGATGCCTGGGAGATCAGTAGAGACTCCATCACCCTGGACCGAAAACTGGGCATGGGCTGCTTTGGGGACGTGTGGATGG GCACTTGGAACGGCTGCATCAAGGTGGCAGTGAAGACACTGAAGCCTGGCACAATGTCTGCACCAGCCTTCCTGGAGGAGGCCCAGATCATGAAGAGACTGCGTCATGACAAACTGGTGCAGCTGTATGCCGTGGTGTCTGAGGAGCCCATCTATATCATCACAGAGTACATGAGCCATG GGAGTCTGCTGGAATTCCTCAAGGAGGGTGAAGGCCAAAATCTGAAGCTGCCTCACCTAGTAGACATGGCGGCTCAG GTGGCCGCAGGCATGGCATACATGGAGCGCATGAATTACATTCACCGGGACCTACGGGCAGCCAACATCCTTGTGGGGGACAGTCTAGTGTGTAAGATCGCCGACTTTGGACTGGCACGGCTCATTGTGGATGACGAATACAACCCCCGCCAAG GTGCCAAGTTTCCCATCAAGTGGACCGCTCCAGAGGCTGCACTCTTTGGCAGGTTCACCATCAAGTCTGATGTCTGGTCTTTTGGGATCCTGCTCACTGAACTCATCACCAAGGGCCGAGTCCCCTACCCAG GTATGAATAACCGGGAGGTGCTAGAACAGGTGGAAAGAGGGTATCGAATGCAAAACCCCCCTGGATGCCCATCTTCTCTGTATGAGATCATGCAACAATCATGGCGTCAGGCTCCTGAGGAGAGGCCTACTTTCGAATACCTGCAATCCTTCCTCGAGGACTACTTCACATCCACCGAACCCCAGTACCAGCCAGGTGATGAGTCCTAG